Proteins from a genomic interval of Lycium ferocissimum isolate CSIRO_LF1 chromosome 2, AGI_CSIRO_Lferr_CH_V1, whole genome shotgun sequence:
- the LOC132047452 gene encoding uncharacterized protein LOC132047452: MIIAGFTGQLKGWWDNYLTQEQRGNILNLCQKRTKRKPRNGRWSDNNETIRTLLQNLRCKTLTSFRWYKDIFLCRIMELPECNDNHWKSKFIDGLPALFAERVRKALRKGETSINYSNCTYGSLIGTCMQEGFALCNEIKLNQQITKHGLTERQQLEEFCGQFGLEMPQTKKPHRHKKRKDFQAWKEKCLKKKSKRKKDFKQRKDFIKSKNPKACYKCGRVGHFIKDCKVKENIKNFDIDNVLKESLYKILLNSELENSGFESDETRDSSSEEDIRVLDNESYISTSSDDECLPCQMGQPCTSKGQEDDEFYNLF, translated from the exons ATGATTATAGCAGGTTTCACTGGCCAATTAAAAGGTTGGTGGGACAATTATCTTACCCAAGAGCAACGTGGAAATATTCTTAATCTTTGTCAAAAGAGAACCAAGAGAAAACCAAGAAATG GACGATGGTCAGATAATAATGAGACCATTAGGACGTTACTCCAAAATCTGAGATGTAAAACTCTTACTTCATTCAGATGGTATAAGGATATATTCCTTTGTCGGATCATGGAATTACCCGAATGCAATGATAACCATTGGAAGTCCAAATTTATAGATGGATTACCAGCCCTTTTTGCAGAAAGAGTAAGGAAAGCTCTTAGGAAAGGGGAAACAAGTATAAATTATAGCAATTGCACTTATGGAAGCCTAATAGGCACATGTATGCAGGAAGGTTTTGCTTTATGTAATGAGATTAAGCTGAACCAGCAAATTACGAAACATGGTCTTACCGAAAGACAACAATTAGAAGAATTTTGTGGGCAATTTGGATTAGAAATGCCACAAACAAAAAAGCCTCATAGgcacaaaaagagaaaagatttCCAAGCATGGAAAGAAAAATGCTTGAAAAAGAAATCCAAGCGAAAGAAAGATTTCAAGCAGAGGAAGGATTTTATTAAATCCAAAAATCCTAAGGCCTGTTATAAGTGTGGTAGAGTTGGTCATTTTATTAAAGATTGCAAAGTCAAGGAAAATATTAAGAACTTTGATATAGATAATGTCTTAAAGGAATCATTATACAAGATCTTGTTGAATTCGGAACTGGAAAATTCAGGTTTTGAGTCAGATGAAACAAGGGATTCTTCATCAGAAGAAGATATTAGAGTCCTTGACAATGAAAGTTATATTTCAACTAGTTCAGACGATGAATGTCTTCCTTGTCAAATGGGACAACCCTGTACTAGTAAGGGACAAGAAGATGATGAGTTTTATAATCTCTTTtaa